The stretch of DNA TGGAAATTGATAACATATGTAATAACTGTGGAAAGGAAATGGAGGATGAGTACCATGCTACGGTCTCATGCACCAAGGCCATGGCTCTTCGCATGGAGATGAGAAAAATCTGGGACTTGTCGGTAGAAGAAAAGTTCAAATACACAGGTGTGGATTGGCTGCAACTCTTGCTGGATACATGCAATATTGATGTTAGGCAGAAAATCATACTCTTGCTGTGGCGTGCATGGTGGCTACGTGAGGACTGTGTGCATGCAAAAGGGAGAGCGACAATTGGGGCTTCAATCCAATTTCTAACTAAATACTACAAGGAACTGGGTGTAGCAAGCATGAGCAACATTGATCCCGAGGCAGCTACGCAGGTTCCCAATGTGGATGTGGACCCATGCGGGAGTCGGGCTATATCCACAAGAATTAAAGGGAAACAGCCGATGTCCCTAGGGATTACTACTGCCATGACTATTAACTCAAGCATGAGCAAAAGCAATAGGCCCAATCATGCCATACTGATGGAAAGTGCTGAGGAGACTGGGGCGTGGTTACCGCGGACCTGGAAAATGAACAGTGATGCATCATTCTTAAATAGTTCTGGAGAGACCTTTGCTGGTATTGTCGTCAGAGATGGGAATAAACGCGTGGCTCTATCCATTTGTAAAAAACTAACCCCGTGTAGCTCGACCGAGGAAGCTGAAATGGCTGCCATTCTCTATGGTTTAGCAGAACTAAGGAAACGCAACTGGGGGAAGTTATGTATCGAGACAGACTGTGCAAATGTTGCTACATTGCTGAAGAGCAAAGAAGCAAATCTCTCCACACTATTCCCTTTGATTACTGAGGCGAGACACCTTATGCAGAGCTTCGAAGCGATATCGATCAACAATGTCAAACGGAACAGGAATAAAATGGCTCATGAACTGGCTGCCTGGGCGAGAAGATCAAGGGATGTGATTTGTGTGGCAGATGTCCCACAGGACCTAAGAGCAAGTCTAGCAAAAGATTGTAATCCAGCCCTTGGGGCGATGTAAGATGGCTTTATGCCTTTTTCTCAGAAAAAAGAGCTCAACATGTGTGGTGTTGTGGCAATAAAAAAAACACACATTCAGAAATTGTGTTGTCGAATATTGTACAGCAATGAAACATGTCTAACTTAAATGAGCAAAACCTCTATCACACTTAAATGAGCATCTTAGATCATCAGTACACATGTATTCCTCTTGTTAAAACATATTGCCTAAACAACTCCAGATTGTTGTCACAACACTCCAGTAGCGGCGTGTCACCTTCACGTTCAACTTCCAGCTACTCGTGCTCGTGAGCTGCATGTACGGCCGGCCAGGGGNNNNNNNNNNNNNNNNNNNNNNNNNNNNNNNNNNNNNNNNNNNNNNNNNNNNNNNNNNNNNNNNNNNNNNNNNNNNNNNNNNNNNNNNNNNNNNNNNNNNNNNNNNNNNNNNNNNNNNNNNNNNNNNNNNNNNNNNNNNNNNNNNNNNNNNNNNNNNNNNNNNNNNNNNNNNNNNNNNNNNNNNNNNNNNNNNNNNNNNNNNTAGATGTGCTAATTGGACGAAGATAATCACATCATTAGCCCATATAAGATTTTTCTAGGGAAATTAGCCCGtataagttttttttttttgagaaatctcgcTCGCTTTATTGATTCAAAACAATGTTCATAGGTATACGGTTTGGGTCATGAGGAGTGCCCAACCAAATATGCCTACCTATATTTAAATTACAAGCGAATTTAGCGAGATTATAAGCCTCGAAGTTAGCCCGTACAAGTACTAATATAATAACTATCCTAGACCGAAGCCCAATAGCCCATGTCATTGTCATGTGGTTGTGGCCTTTTGTTGATTGCCCCATGCGATCGATTCTTTGAGCGTGTCCTTGCACTAGGGTCTAGGGCGTTGTTTGCAGCTGCCGCCCAGCCGCCGGCTGCCCGGCTGCCGCTGCCGCTCCCGCTCAGGTAAGGCGCTTACCACGCCGCCACCCCTAGCTACCCTATCGGCTGTGTTGATCTGTCGTCTTTGTTCGCTGTTTGTCCAGTGTCTAAGGACTAAGGCAGGAGGAGGCGGCTTCATTAGATCAGAGTTTTACCGGGAGAAACGAAGATCGGATAGAGGAAGGTACTAGTATTACGTACTTGTAGCTATCAGTTATTATGAATTAAAATCCTACTATCCTAGTATGGTGCGTTAGTGTTGTCTATAAAATAGTGTATTACTCTATTAATCACAGTGATTGCATTAGGATATTGGATCTGCACAATTTAGCAACTGAACAAACGATCAAGGAAATTGGCTCTACCGTACATCCTTGCTACTTCACGCTCTTCCTGCAAATTTTGGCAATCAATTCCGAATTAGAACAGAGGCGACGTCGGCATGATCGTGAGCTCGTTAATTCTCCGGCCAACTAGCCAAGGTTAGCTCAACTAACAACTGAttgctcatctcaatcagttcccaCCTTATACCTATCAAATTTGTACATCAAATTTTAATTTTTTTAGTTATGTGACTTGTGATGTCATTTTTATGATTTATATTTATTAAGAGAAAATGGTCGCCACACACCAGAAATATTATTTCAGCTTAATTGTCAGAGGGCATGTTTTCAAAGTAAAACGAGAGACGACTTGCTTGAGCATTGCATGAAAACTTGCTTCGAAGGAATTCACAACTGAATTTTCTTCTAATGAAATCGTTAATATACTTTATGTTATTGAAAATTACTGagattatataactaatttaagtGTAACTACCACATGTCTATACTCTATAGCAATGAAGCGGTATTTTTTGTCCAACTTTGCTTGGCCCCCTCTATGTCCAAACCCTGGCTTCGCCCCTGTGGCCGGCCGAAGAGACGAAGAGTTGTTGGCTGGCTTGCAAGTCTCTGGCCGGTGAAAGCCTTGCACGCGTGCATGGCTATTTTACTTTGGTCGCGCCATTTTCCACGCGCGCATGACCCATCAGAGCAAGCGATCGAGCAAGACGTACATGCAGATCAGATTTCCTGGCACGATATGGATCGGATCGGATCGGATCAGCATCCTGACTGATAGCATGCAAAGTGGCAGCATCTGTACGTACTGTACTGCGTATGGCTGGAGCCAGGCGGCAAGTGCAATAGATTCAGATCATTTGTATCTTGGGCGCTAGCTGGCTAGCTCAAGTGGTCATTGTATAATCCAGTGCAAGAAACAAATAGGAAGACCTAACTGCGACGACTCCGGGGAAAAGATCTTCCCTTGGgatccacggcaagctagcgccgatcGTCTTCGAAGGAGATCGAGATCGACGAGATGACAATGGTTCACGGCACGGTGACCAACAGCACACATCGAGGATCCGAGTCGATGCCCTCGCCGTTCCGACAGCCAAGCCAGATGAAGAACGACAAAAGGTTCCCACTGTGGCTCGTTCACAGTAGCACGACGAGGACGGCTGGTACCACTGATGTACGTACAGCTACATGGATGTATGTGAAGACGGAGACTTGACTTACAACTCGTCAAGTGGACAGTGGAGGGCCGCATTGTATACAGTGCACTCTCcgcaaaaaaataataatatatatatatagtgcaCATACGATCGACGCTATGCATGCAAAGTTTTCACTAGGCTCTGGAACGATCgacgctagctagctagctagaggcaCGCAATTGTCGTAGCCGCGTACTTCGTGTCAGCATGCTGGTGGCCACATTCACGTCCAAACACCTCTCGCACGAATCAGCTGTGTGTGTTCACCATTCCATATTCTGCAACGCAACCCAATCGATAGAGATAATTGCATCTATAGTCCTCGTAGTCGCTGGCGACGTCTAACTTGATCCTGGAACTTGCGTATCGCTTTAATATGGTCCCGGTACAAAAAAATACGTAATCAATACGGTCTCTAAGGTTGAAACAGCAGTCCTGGCTCTACATGATACATACGTATCTCGTATTTTTATAGTTGACGGGCTCATTTGTCTGTGGGCcgagaaataataaaaacaaaaaaaacacaatgTGGGGGACTCGAACCCGCGTGCCCTAGCCCATCGCTGTCAAATATCGGGATGCCAGCCTATTATACGTATATTGTTgtcttttgaaaaaaaaatcgtgAACATtgtaaaatgttcaatatttttataAACGTTCATCAATTTAAAGAATGTTCATGAGTAAAAAATAAAAGTTCGAGTTTATAAACATTTTTTGCGTATGCAATAAACACTTGTTGACGAGTTCCAAAAAACATGTACGCAATTTCAAAAAAAGATCTTGAATTCAAAAAAGATTCATGAACTTGGAAATGTTTGCAACTTCAAAATTatggtgaacatttttttcaattcAGTGAACAGATTTTAAATTCGAAAAATATTTTCCCCAATTTGTAAAATGTTTACCGATTTGAAAAAATGTTCNNNNNNNNNNNNNNNNNNNNNNNNNNNNNNNNNNNNNNNNNNNNNNNNNNNNNNNNNNNNNNNNNNNNNNNNNNNNNNNNNNNNNNNNNNNNNNNNNNNNNNNNNNNNNNNNNNNNNNNNNNNNNNNNNNNNNNNNNNNNNNNNNNNNNNNNNNNNNNNNNNNNNNNNNNNNNNNNNNNNNNNNNNNNNNNNNNNNNNNNNNNNNNNNNNNNNNNNNNNNNNNNNNNNNNNNNNNNNNNNNNNNNNNNNNNNNNNNNNNNNNNNNNNNNNNNNNNNNNNNNNNNNNNNNNNNNNNNNNNNNNNNNNNNNNNNNNNTATTTATCATACAtcccactgacatatgggtccaTTCGGACGAGCAGGACAAGGCTGTCGTCTCATATGGCAGCAACATTGTACATAGTTTGATAAAATACCCAACAAGGTTCAGTGGGATGTTTATTCCTATTCTAAAATAAATGTGACATTTAAAGGAAATACTCACATATTTCCAAATAATGTAtgtgaaattttcaaaaaaaatataatGTTAAAAAAAGTTTGCATAGTTTACAAATAGTTAATGTGAAAATttcaaatgtttatacaatgtaaaaataaAAGTTTGCATACTTTGGTAAAATTCCCAACAACGATGGACTGATAAAGTTTTTTAGAACTCGCCAACAAGTTTCCTTTTTTTTTTGCATAGACGAACTTTTCTTGAAATTGGGGAACAAGGTTTGAAATTCAGAAACAGTTTTTGTTTGTCACGAACATTttatgaactcatgaatatttttttaatcaGTGAACATTTTTCTAATATTCCCAAAAGTtgttatgaatatttttaaaaacatTCGTGGACATTTTTTGTAGGTACAGACATTTATTTttgaatcatgaacattttttgagttgATGAATGGTTTTTTAAAAACTCATGAACATTATATAAATTCATGATATTTTTTAAAAGACAACTGTGTCTATATAAAGGACGAAGCATCCCGATATTTCACAAGATCCTGCAGTCGGCATGCTGGCTACCACGCCCAACGATTGGGTAGAGCCTGTTCGAATCCCCGCCTATGATtttttccttttatatctcggcgcCCTTTTTTGCTTTTTCTCGACCCACAGACAAATGAGCCCGTCAACTATAGAAATATGAGATACGTATGCAATGTGTAGAGCCAGGACTGCTGTTTCAACCTCAGAGACCGTATTGATTACGTATTTTCTTATATCAGAACCGTATTGAAGCAATACGCAAGTCCAGGACCAAGTTGGACGTCGCCAGCGACTACAAGGACTATAGATACAATTATCTCCAATCGATACTTGTACAGCCAGATGGTCCAAAAACATATTCGATCCCTACGAACCAAAGTCCGCCTTTCAGTTGGTTGCAGGCCAAGGCCAAGTATAATAAGCACGTGAGATTTCTGAGATTGTGATCTATATATTTCTAGGTACATATGCTTTCCAGAGAAAACTTTTGCAAACTGCCGGGAATCCAAATCTAATCCGTCCCTCTGGGCTCCTGCCGGCGGTCCTTCCCAGATCGCACGCACAAACCTTAATAATCGACCAACGTAACCAGAACGAATTTCTTCGCCTGTTTCTATAACAAGATCGCTCTACAAAAGCAGAATGTGTAGGCGCGATTCCCTCCGGACTAGACTAATTGTTCCTCTCGTGAACAAGCCCGGCAGCTTCGTCCTGTATTATCTGTTTGCAAAATACTAACACCTGCATGTTATTGTAGTGGTCGAATAACTTTGccttcttacaggcgcatgcaaatAATATTTGCATATATGCTCCCTGTTAACTTCTTGGCGGGAATTCCAGATAGGGATCGAGAAAGTAATTAAGTACTGGTAGCACTTGATGACGACAATAGAATTTTGGCATCCGCGCCACTGAAGCATATGCAATATATTTTTGTAAAACAGTCGCAACAAAATATTTATGGCGGAAGATGGTTGGACGTAACCGGGTCATGAGACTTAGGCTACATGCATTAACACATGACCATTTTGTCGATGGCTGTGTGCATCATTTGATGCAGAGGCGGGGTaaccctccttttcgaaaaaagaaCTGCAAGTTTTCAGCTGGCCATGACTAACTAGAGCTCATCAGGAATAAGAATCTGAACGTTTGGCAATTGTAACTTACGAAAACATTTAAAATGAAGTCCAAACGAAACCGAACGAGCAAGATATATATGTGGCCAGTCTCATCATCTTATCCCTGTACCAACCAGCCCGGATCGGCGGCCCATGCACCATTCGCGTGCAGTAGGACCGTTTCTCACGAGGGGCTCAGGAAAATTCTCAGAGGACGCAAAGGGCCAATGGGCGTCAGTTGCATGATCCAAGTACCCGGACCCACCCATGAATGCGTGAGTGAGAGAGATGATGGCTGTGTGGGTACGGTAGATACGATGTCCTTTTGTCATGGAATACTGTAGCGTTCATGTGCACGAAATGACGGTTATGCATGTGCACTCCATGCGCTTAACAGCTAGTAAAACATGAGATTTACTCTCTTTTTTAAATAAAGACTAATTTATTGACTCATTTATTAATTAAGCATAAGAAAATCAATTagggtggtgtttggttctctagtcctatgactttttctagtcccaactaaaaagtctctagtcacTAAAAAGTCTCTCTCTGTTTGTTttcagagactaaaaagtccctagtcccttcctagaggttattaaatgaccatgttgcccctaatacatagaaaaataacaatcaaacaacaccatggggtgacgggccaatgggtgcatggaggggcattgttggaaaagtcccaaaaagactcttcttgagagtcttcttcatttagtcccaaatgcctagtttagtccctaaaaagtccctctcgTTTGGTAAAAAAAGTCTTTAAGaaagactttttctagtccctacacaaaaaagtcctTGGAAACAAACACCTCCTAGATAGAGTCGAAATATAACACCTCCCACCAAAGCACATGGATTATTCTTTATCGAGACAAGGAATTTACTCGGGCGTGCTTTCTACTGTGTCGACAAACCATAACAGCTTTATAGGATATGAAACAAAAAAAGAGTGATCGGCATCTCCAAAGTTGTTCTCCAAATTGGACACGGAGTACTTCTTCGCGGATTGATAGGGACCAGTCCACGGACAATGATGGGGGAACCGGCCATCCAAAATTGCCGACATACATTTTAAAACAAAGTTGAATAAATTGGATAAATTTTATCAAACACGACAGTTTTCAGCAGATGTTTGACATAGTTCACATAAAAGGGACGGCCATTTGACCGTTTATCTAAAAACAAAAATAAGTAGGTGCACCAGGTACACCTAATCTCATGTGCGCTAGGTGCCTGCGGCCCTCGCCCATGGGGTGTCCAGAGACTTAGCCATGGACCGGGCACAACCCCTGAACCCCATGGGCACGGGGAGGCTGCCCATGTGCACATTAGGCGATGAGATATATGTAATTTGCAGTAGTAGGTGTAGGGTGGCTGGTATATGATTTTAGCATATTTTGGCACCTTCATTCGAGCACCTCGACCCCTTTTAGTAGTGTGAtgtcctatgactcaaataaagTAAAACCAAAGCTCTGAGTCGTCAAAAAAACATGTCTTTTTATCCTTTTTGAAGTGGGGGTTCAACCATCTTCTTAATAATACCTCCAAAGAACCAATAAACTAGGATAAACTTTTAGCACCTGTCATTTGTACCACTAACCatattatcatctcatcaaaaaacTATTTAGAGATAAATTTACTTTCAAAGCGCGATAGCGTCCAACGCCACACACTAAATAAATACATTTCCTTAGAGGAGCTAAAAGCATACATTAATAGACATTAAGGTCGTTGTGGAAAGAAAAGCAAAAGCAAATGacacatgcttttgcgttgatgcCGCAGCTCATGATGGGTTTTCGCAGCCCAACTGCCAATCGGCAGGGATTGCAATATGAAATCAATCCTCGCGTCTCCCCAAGCGCCTAGCGCTCAAGACGTTATAATGCTCTCATAGGGAGCTCCTATTGCATGCTCTATACTAGAACGTGCATCCTATGAGCGTGGGCAGGCTACCTGAGTATCACTTAATCCTTCTCCTATTCGATAGCAAGAACACAATTTTTTATGTGTGGTTCGACAAGTTTCTTAATTTTGGAAACATTATGTCTAATATAAAATAACAAGGGAAAAATAGAAGTCATATGTTGCCAAACAAATATCATATAATCAAAATATGTTTGTCCCAATTTTTTTAAATTACGAATATGAAGAATTTTCACAATTTCAATTATTTCCTCAAATTTAAAAACCTCTCAGAGATTTTAAATAGTgtacaaaaacaaaaaaatgattaCAAATTTCAAAGATGTTTATAATTTTTAGAAATTTTTTTTGGGTTTCAAGAATTTCATAGTTTTAATTATGTTTGTGAATTTAGAATAataattcacaaatttgaaaggaTGTTgatgaattagaaaaatatttacatttttaataaaaaatatttgcGATTTatagagaaaaaaattaaaaaataaaaaatgttcatgggtCTTGAGGAAAATGTTCATAATGTATTGTATGTTTGTGAGTTTGATTGAAAAATGTGTATGAACGTTATACAAAATGATGTGTGTTAGAAAAGGATTTGCTTTAGAATACCCCCTCTTAAAAATAAAAGGGATAATTTTGTCTTTTACAATTAATTATCTTCTAAACTAAATTAAATTGTGTTGACCTCATCGAGCTGTATGCGGTCATGCCATTAGGTGCTAGTGCAGTGGCACTTTGTGGGCTTGCCTTGGTTGATCAACTGAGCATGGATTGACTCCAAGGAGGGGACAAGGAACACCATCTTATCTCATGCGTGATCAGGGAGGGCATTGATGTAACGCTACCAAAATGGAGCCTCACCTTAGGGTTCCTAACCCTATCTGCCGCCTCTAAAGTTTTCCTACCTGCTTTTGTTTGGTCTTCTTCCTCTTCCCCGTGCGAGGGTAAGAGGTCTGTCTCATTTTTCTTAGGTTTTTGTTCCATGTTGACATCGACAAGGTGCTTGGGCGATGGCATTTTGAATGGTCTCTCCAGTCCCTCCCAACCTTGATGATGTCCGATCTAACTCTAGAGAAAGGCCTAGAGTTTGTGTCCACAAATACGATGACTCCCTCCAGATCTTGGTACTTGGTGTGTCTTTCAAGGAGAGCTATTGACTGGCTATTGGTACGGCGACTAAGACATCTCATTTGTGTTGTTCTGTGTGATGGTCTGATCCCTCCAACACTCTGAATTGATGGTGATGGTCTGATCCCTCCAACACTCTGAATTGATGGTGATGGATGGAAGCATGTATTGCATGAGCAAAACCGATGCTTGTTGAACTACTTGTAGATCATCTCAACACTATGGCTATTGTGGTTTTCAATGCATGGTATGGCGAGTATGTTTGTTGGTTTTGATGTCCTTTACTGAATGAATGGTTTTAATCACCACATGGAACATGTGGTAAACAATCAAAACTTGATTCATACGTTTGAATTAAAAGAAAAGTGAACTGAAACATAGTACACTTTAGAAAAGCAAATAAGAAAAATACCAGTGACAACATTACACGCATAATATCTTACAGTACACACCACAACACAAGTCTGAAAATACTTTTGTCTGAGTACTGGCACGTACGAGCACATGAACTTATGCGCGCGCAGTCCACTAGTCACGCAGTGGCGATGGGCGCGGCGTCCGCCTTCATGGCCTCGAAGCGCGGCTCCTTGGCCTCGAACTTGTGGCGCATGTACAGGTTCATGTAGTCCTCGAACACGAACCTCGGGTACACGGCGCTCCCGgcgcgctccgcctcctcctccgacagCTCCTCGACAAGCGCCGGGGCAGGGAAGATGACGGCGTCCGCGCCGGGGTTGTAGAAGGAGGCGAGGGACATGCGGTTGCCGTCGGGGCGGGTGAGCACGCGGTGCATCACGCTCTTGTACCGCCCGTTGGTGATCACCTCCAGCTGGTCGCCGATGTTGACGACGATGGCGTGGCGCATGGGCGGCACGTCCACCCATGCTCCATCCTTGAGGAGCTGGAGCCCGCTCACCTGGTCGTCCTGGAACAGCAGGATGACGCCGCCGGCGTCGGTGTGCGCGCGGAGGCCGGCGACCAGGTCGGGGCGTGGGCACGGTGGGTAGCTGCTCACCTTGGTGCCGAACGTCGGGCCCCTTGAACCGGCGAATGCTCGCTTCAGGTAGCCCTGCTCCAGGCCCAGGTTCTCGCACAGCAGGTCCAGCACCTTCTCCGCCAGCTTCTCGATCTCCGCCGCGAATTCCTTCATCACTTGCCTGCAACGACGACACGAAAGAGGCAAACAAGTGTCACTTTCTAAAAAGATGATTCCATTCCAATCGTGTTGGTTCCTGCTGCCAAATTAGTACGATTCTGATTTGCGCAACCAATCTTATCTCCTGTTGATATCCCAGTGGCAGTACTATAATTGCTGCATGGTGTTTTTTGAGCTGCTGTACGTGTCAGGAATGACTTTGTGAGAGTACAAAATGCTTGGCCTAACAATAGGCTGCCTCGTCAGAAACTAGAGTTGAATCAATCTGTGGAATCTGGTGCTATCTGTTGGTCTCTTAATGATCAAGTAGCAGgagttaattaattaagtaatcacgcgtgcgtgcgtgcgtgcgtaccTGTAGTGGTGGTCGAGGTCGGGCAGGTCGGCGAGGTTGGAGGCGGGAAGGTGGCGGACGAAGAAGGTGCTCTCCCAGTCTACGTCCTTCACGTCGTCGCCCTTCTCGCCGGCCTCCAGCGTCTTCGCCGCGAACTCCTTGAACTGCTCCTCCCGGCAAGCCGCGTAGTGCGCCTTGCTCACCCGCTCCACCTCGTCCATCAGCTCGGCCGAGATGCCATGGTTCAGCAGCTGTGCGCACGGTGAGTTAATCATGTTAATAATCGTAGTACAGTACTACATATGCCTGCTTTCTACAAAATCAATCCACTATAATTCTGCTAAACGAATTGCATAGCATATGTGAGTGGCAGTGGCACCTCGAAGAATCCCCAGTTCTCGCAGGCATCGCGGATGACCCCCATGGTCGCGCCCCTTTCCCCGTTCTCAAGCTTCTCCATGTGGATCACCGGGAAGCTCAACGAGGCAGCAGCATTAGCAGGAATTGccatcgctctctctctctctctctctctctctctctctctctctctctctctctctctctctctctctctctctctctctctctctctgtatgtgtgCTTGTGCTGGTTAGCTGAAGCAGAGAGTGTGTGTGCGCTCTGAGGCCGGCGTGAGTTCCCAATTTataggcgcgaccgcgcgagggagaagGCCGGGACGTAGGAAATTACGACACAGCTTAATTTGTTATAAATCACTTTGGTCAATCGTCAGTATGGAACGGGGAACAAAGCTGTCTGGACGTACAAAACAAAACTGTAGGGACCAAAGCAAGCGAGATATGCCCCAGTTAGTTAGCTAAACGGATCAGCGTGAGGGCCGCAACTTCAAGTAGCTTACCCTAAGGGCATATACAAtgatgctatcttaggagtgccacgtaggataaataatgaggtggaggagagagaactagtAAGAAAAG from Triticum dicoccoides isolate Atlit2015 ecotype Zavitan chromosome 6A, WEW_v2.0, whole genome shotgun sequence encodes:
- the LOC119318033 gene encoding 1-aminocyclopropane-1-carboxylate oxidase-like, whose translation is MAIPANAAASLSFPVIHMEKLENGERGATMGVIRDACENWGFFELLNHGISAELMDEVERVSKAHYAACREEQFKEFAAKTLEAGEKGDDVKDVDWESTFFVRHLPASNLADLPDLDHHYRQVMKEFAAEIEKLAEKVLDLLCENLGLEQGYLKRAFAGSRGPTFGTKVSSYPPCPRPDLVAGLRAHTDAGGVILLFQDDQVSGLQLLKDGAWVDVPPMRHAIVVNIGDQLEVITNGRYKSVMHRVLTRPDGNRMSLASFYNPGADAVIFPAPALVEELSEEEAERAGSAVYPRFVFEDYMNLYMRHKFEAKEPRFEAMKADAAPIATA